The DNA segment ATGATggtgtttgaagaagatgaagattgttaCTGATTGTCGAAGGTTAGTTATGGAGGTTGTTGGAGGTTTGTTATGGAAACGGTTATGGTGGTGGTGATGGTGGTTGAAAGAGTTTGATGTGGTGGTGGAGTTTATTGGGAGAAGAGAGAAGAGTGACGAGAGAGAAGCGTGAGTGTGTGaaactgaaaaagaaaaaaatgaagtgtCCGTGAAAGAGTGAGGGGTTTTAGTTTATATAGTGATGGTGTAAGGTTTATGGTGTGATGCAGAGTAGTGTATCATTCTTCTATGCTTAATGAACAAGCATGTGATAGATGGAGTAAGTTCCCTTGTGCCTTTCACGTATGCAGCATCATGTGTGGCCTCTTAGGGTAACATGCTAGTGATTTGGTGTTCTCGCGCGCGTGCTTGGCCATTGGATATACCTTATACACTTGCAGTTCCTTACACGTGAGTTGGAAGCTTCATATCTCAATCCATGTGTATCCAACTACTACATTCCATAGTTCAATGGAAAGAGGCCGTGGCAAGGAATGGTTTAACGTTGGTTTTGAGTCTAATGAATGCTTGTAATTTCCTAGAATCAGCTTTTAAAACAGCAAGCCACGTGCTTGAAGAAATGCTCACATGTTACCTGGATTTTTGCCTGGCCAGAGGCGTCACCTTGATCAGTGTGTACACATAACTTTGAAGTATCGTAACTGATCCATTACACCTCTAATTAACATGTCTCCTGGATCATTGGATAGAGGGCTTGGAGGAGAAGAGATGGATGTCAAGTTTGAACCTGATGGATGTTTGTAATTCCTTATAATCAACCTCAaagttggcacgccacgtgtttGACAAAATGCATGCGCGTGACCTGGAATTCTTGCCCAGCATCATGTCTTGAACAAATGAAATCTTCCAACTTCAAACTCCCATATCTTTTGATCCACGCTTCGAATGAGAAAGtgttcaactacaaagttgttcatctCATGAACACATTGGTGTTGACCTTTTTTCTGAAAAATGCCAAATGCCACGCGTAAACATGCTGTGAAGTCAGCTGACCAACCATCCTTAAAACTTCAAAAATCTCTAAGTATAAAACTTTCCACTTTTAGCCATATTTCCCAAAATGGAAACTTTGACCAATTCTCCCTGATTTTATTATTCCTTCGATTTTTCTTggtcaattttcatcaaaagtcaacatttgaataattgatatgattttgaccaaaatatccaaaagtcaactgtttgacttttcttgctcctgatgaattttccTGATTAATCAATCTTCAACCAATGACGACCAGTTGAATACTTCCACATAGACCCCATGCAACTTCCCATTataaaatcatctcctgattaaaaggttgacaaaaaaagtcaactgcgttgactttggtcaaaaaccaTGATTTGGAAGACCAGATGAACTTGCAGCTTGCATACTCCATTAAATACCTTGAATTGAGGATtgtgaaaccctaatttcaagaGGACTTCAACGGAGATGACCCCACCTAGTTAAAACTCAGATCCACTCTTTTAACCAAGAATTTCTTCAATGAAAACCTTTTTTCTTGCCAACCTTGAGCAGTAACTATGGTATGAATGAATGTAGGGGATGAATGACCTAAATgagatatgcacatgaatgtgatgTGAGGTATAATtaggaataaataagtgggcaaatttttgggtgtAACAACGTGGAGCAGAGAGGTCGCAGCAGAGTCGAGCCCGCCACTGCCATGGAAAAGACGCCATCACACTACATTAAATGAGCCCATGTCTCGATGCAGTAAAACGTGGGGAGGTAATGATGATATGACGTCATAAGAGAGATATAACAATAACGCTACTTTAATGAGCAAGTGGAAACGTTCAGGTCGAAGTGAGAATTTCATAGATGCCATTATCTCACAGTTCAGTAACCTGCAGGTCAAAATGGCATCTCTGAGGGGGCATTTTGTTACCCTTGAACACTCCAAAGATTTGGAAAGACACTTGTCCTCAGTTGGGGACCTTTGAATTTAAGAAAAAATCCCACAAGCAAGAGTTGGAGTAAATAGTCGAAGTTGAAGAATATCGAAGACATTTCGAGGTCGAAGAAAAAGGCGAACGTCGAACACGGGAGTTTCATACTTAAGAAATTATTAGACAGGACCTTCGATCAGGAAAGGATGCATCAAGGCTGGGAGCAGTTATTAAAGGGAGCCAGGCGGGAAGTTCCAAAGATTTGAAATGTTAGTGGGTGGTTATTAAGCTAGGTCGTGCGTCAAAGGCGCCAAATGCAAGAAAGGATCCCACGAAGCAGTTGTTTTCAAGTTTAAATATTAGCCGTATATCATGATGGGAAGTTATCTCTTATAAATCTTATAAATAGGTCACAACAATGTAAAAAAAAGTGTGTTCACTATTACAATCAAACTACTTGCTGATACTCTGTCCAATTTCCGCCTTAAGGAAAAAAGAGCTGCTAAGAGTCTTGATGTACATGAATCACCATCTTTATTTTCAATTCAAAACCTTTACTTTTTAATTGCATGAATCCCTCCAACCTTCCTTTAAAGTCCACAAACACCTCCACCAAACCACTTTGTTCCGTGTCGACATCGGACACACCAAAATCTCCCCATATCCACTCTCCTTCCTTCCAACCACCCATGGCCGCCACCGATACACATTTTAACTGAGATATACCGTATAAATCCAGAAACAACTCTTTTAAAGAACGATCGTATAACCACCTTGCCTCCCAAAAAGGAGTGGAGAAACCGTTATGAATCGAAAACCTACAAAAATACTCAATCGGATCAAAGGAAGTAGAATATATACTTTTAACAACATCCTTCCACCAAACCGAACAATTCGACGAAATTctattccctccactaccaacaAACATAGTTGAAGAAATCTCTCCATACCGAGAATTCAAGACTTTAAACCACAACGACTCTTGCCTTTGAATTATCCGCCATCTCCACTTGTTAAGAAGTGCCaaattaaacaaaacaatatttttaaCTCCTAATCCCCCTTTATTCAACGGTAAAGTGACATCCTCCCACTTAACCCAATGAATTCTTCTTCTTTCCTCTACTCCTCCCCAAAGGAATTTGCTTTGAATACTAGTGATCTTCTTAGCCACCTTTTTCGGAAT comes from the Vicia villosa cultivar HV-30 ecotype Madison, WI unplaced genomic scaffold, Vvil1.0 ctg.002847F_1_1, whole genome shotgun sequence genome and includes:
- the LOC131639898 gene encoding uncharacterized mitochondrial protein AtMg00310-like produces the protein MIKNRLEGWTNRFLNLGGRITLLKSVLSSLAIFTLSLYNIPKKVAKKITSIQSKFLWGGVEERRRIHWVKWEDVTLPLNKGGLGVKNIVLFNLALLNKWRWRIIQRQESLWFKVLNSRYGEISSTMFVGSGGNRISSNCSVWWKDVVKSIYSTSFDPIEYFCRFSIHNGFSTPFWEARWLYDRSLKELFLDLYGISQLKCVSVAAMGGWKEGEWIWGDFGVSDVDTEQSGLVEVFVDFKGRLEGFMQLKSKGFELKIKMVIHVHQDS